From the genome of Nocardia mangyaensis:
TACGTCGACGATCACGCCCCTCGCGGCGCCGAGGAGCGTGCCGGTCGCGCTCGCCCGCGCAGCTACGACCGCTACGCCGAGGATCGGTACGGCGCCGAGCGTTTCGAGGACGAGGTCGACGACTTTCCCCAGCCCGCCTACAAGTCGGCCTACCAGGCGCGACGCGACGACTACGTCGGCGATGCCTACGCCGATGATCGCTACGAGGCGCCCCGGCGTCCGACCAGGATCGAAACGGCCCCTTCGTCGGGCCGGTTCAGGGCGGGCGGTGTCGCACCGGGCATGCGTGGCTCCACCCGCGGTGCGCTCGCGGTCGATCCCGACGCCGAGGAACGCAGGATCGAGGAGCGCTTGCGCCCCGAGCCCGCGCCCGCGCGGCGGCCAGGGATCTTCGAGGACGGAGGTCCCTTGTCCAAGATCACCACGCTGCGTCCGCGCGACTACAGCGAGGCCAGGATCATCGGTGAGCGTTTCCGGGAGGGCAACCCGGTGATCATGGACCTGGTCGACCTGAGCAATGCCGACGCGAAAAGGCTGGTCGATTTCGCGGCCGGGCTGGCATTCGCGCTGCGCGGCTCGTTCGACAAGGTGGCGACGAAGGTGTTCCTGCTCTCACCCGCCGATGTCGACGTATCGGCGGAAGAGCGCCGCCGGATCGCCGAAAACGGCTTCTACAACCAGAAATAGTGGCCAGGACCGCAATGCCATGATGGCCGCCCGCGCACCGCGCGGCGCGGCCACTTTGCACACTGCCGTTTTTGCGGCAGAGTGAAGACGTGGCCTTGTTCGCGGTTCTGTACCTCGTGCTTTTCGTCTTCTGGCTGTTGTTGATCAGTCGGGTGATCGTCGAGCTCATTCGCAGTTTCGCGCGTGACTGGCGTCCGACCGGTGTGGTGGTGATCCTGCTGGAAGTCATCTTCACGGTGACCGACCCGCCGGTGAAACTCCTGAGGCGGTTGATACCCCCGGTGAATCTTGGGGGTATCCGGCTCGATCTGTCGATTATGGTCCTGCTCTTCGTCGTCTTCATCCTGATGTCGATCGTGGGTGGGCTCGGGCAGCCCGTGACCTCCGTGTGACATACTGAATCGAGAAGACCGCTTGCTAGTTCTCCAAAAGACGCGTGAAGGGATCCTTCGATGCCGCTGACTCCCGCCGATGTGCACAACGTCGCGTTCAGCAAACCGCCGATCGGTAAGCGCGGCTACAACGAGGACGAGGTAGATGCCTTCCTGGATCTCGTCGAGCAGGAGCTCTCGCGCCTGATCGAGGAGAACGCCGACCTGCGTCAGCGGGTCGCCGAGCTCGACACCGAGCTGGCCGACGCCAAGAAAAATCGTGGATCCGCCCCGGTCAACGCCGTGAAACCGCCTGTTCAGCAGGCACCTCCGCCCGTACCTGAACCAATAGCGCCACCGGTACCGGTGGCGCCGCCCGCGCCGATGCCCGCCGCCGCGCCGGTCCGTGACAACTCCGGTCCGGACGCGAACATGCAGGCCGCGAAGGTGCTCACCCTGGCGCAGGAGATGGCCGACCGGCTCACCACCGACGCCAAGACCGAGGCCGAGGGCCTGCTGTCGAACGCGCGGGCAAACTCCGAGCGACTGGTCGGCGACGCCCGTACCCGCTCGGAGGCGATGATCTCCGACGCGCGCCAGAAGTCCGATGCGATGCTGGCCGACGCGCAGAACCGCTCCGACACCCAGATCCGGCAGGCCAAGGACAAGGCCGAGGCGCTCACCGCCGACGCCGAGCGTCAGCACGCCGAGATCATGGCCACCATCACCCAGCAGCGCACGGTCCTGGAGAGCCGCATCGAGCAGCTCAAGACCTTCGAGCGGGAATACCGCGTGCGGCTGAAGTCCTACCTGGAATCGCAGCTCGAGGAGCTGGAGAACCGCGGGTCCGCGGTCCCGGTCGACGGCGGCGAATTCGCGGGCGAGACCAATGGTTCGGCCAACAGCCTGGCCCCCGCGTCGTCCTTCGGCAAGGGCGGCAAGTAGGCCGCTCCGGGCGCGCGGCATCGCGTCGCGCGACCCGGATCGACCGCCAGGTATTCGTCGGGCCGTTCGGTTGGCTTGGGAGTCACCATGCTCGTCTTGACGCTCGTCCTCGCTGCGATCGGATTCGGACTGCTGGTCGCCGCACTCGCCACCGGGTCGGTGCTGTGGGCCTGGGGATGCATCCTGGTGTGCGTCATCGGAGCGGTCCTGCTGCTCGTCAGCGCACTGGCTGTCGGCAATCCTGACAGCGACGATGTTCCGCCGCAGGGCCGACACGCCCGCCGGGATTGAGGTGGGCGGGGAATAACCGGTGGACGGCCCCGGCTAGAATCGAAGAACACGGCACCGATCCGGCCATCACCGGGGAGCCTTCGGAAGAACGGCGTGTTCGCGCGCTCAGTAGAACCGAACGGGTGAGCCCGTCACAGCTCACACAACGAGAGGCTCGTGCCCTCCTCACGAGGAGTGGTGCGGGCAAGCGGGGTGGTACCGCGGTACGGCGCACCGGCGCCGCCATCGTCCCCGTGCCCAGGATTCGCGCGAACAGCGCGGCGGCACGAGGAGCACTCCGCGATGGCGGACGAGAAGACCACCGGCGGCGCCTACCCCCGAGTCGATTTCGGTGCGGGATCGGGCGCCACCTTCCCCCAGCTCGAACAGCGCGTCCTGGACTACTGGGCCAGTGACGACACCTTCCGCGCGAGCCTGACCAACCGGGCCGGCGCAGTGTCTGATTCGGCGCCTGCGGGGGCCTCCGTGGTTGCGCAGGCTGCCGCCTCCGGCCCCGTCGCAGGCGCCGAGGAATTCGTCTTCTATGACGGTCCCCCCTTCGCCAACGGTCTGCCGCACTACGGCCATCTGCTCACCGGCTACGTCAAGGACCTGGTCCCGCGCTTCCAGACCATGCGCGGCAAGCTGGTCGACCGCCGCTTCGGCTGGGACACTCACGGCCTGCCCGCCGAGATCGAGGCCGAGAAGCAGCTCGGCATCACCGACAAGTCGCAGATCGACGAGATGGGGCTGGCCGAGTTCAACGCCGCCTGCAAGTCCTCGGTGCTGCGCTACACCGGCGAGTGGCGCGACTACGTCACCCGCCAGGCTCGCTGGGTCGATTTCGACAACGACTACAAGACCCTCGATCTCGACTTCATGGAGTCGGTGATGTGGGCGTTCAAGACCCTCCACGAGAAGGGTCTGATCTATCAGGGCTTCCGGGTGCTGCCCTACAGCTGGTACGAGCAGACCCCGCTGTCGAACCAGGAGACCCGCCTCGACGACGCCTACAAGATGCGTCAGGACCCGGCGGTCACCGTCGACATGGTGCTGAGCGTGCCCGCCGAGCATCCCCTGGCCGCGCTCGACGGCGCGAACGCGCTGATCTGGACCACCACGCCGTGGACCCTGCCGTCGAACCTGGCGATCGCGGTGCACCCCGACGTGCGCTACGTGCACGTGCGCGGCACCGACGACAAGCGCTATCTGCTTGCCGCTGAACGGGTTTCGCACTACGGGCGGGAACTCGGTGACGAGCCGGAGGTACTCGGCGAGTACGACGGCGCGGCACTGGCCGGCCTGTCCTACGCCCCGCCGTTCGACTTCTTCGTCGGGCACCCCAACGCGCACCGCGTGCTCACCGCCGACTACGTCACCACCGACTCCGGCACCGGAATCGTCCACCTCGCACCGGCTTTCGGCGAGGAGGACATGGATGTCGCCACGGCCAACGGCATCGAGATCGTGCAGCCGCTCGACGCGGGCGGCAAGTTCACCTCGATGGTGCCGCCGTACGAGGGTCAGATGGTCTTCGACGCCAATCCGGTGATCATCAAGGATCTCAAGGCTGCCGGAAAGCTGTTGCGGCACGAGACGATCGAGCACTCCTACCCGCACAGCTGGCGCTCCGGCCAGCCGCTGATCTACATGGCGGTGCCGTCGTGGTTCGTCGCGGTGAC
Proteins encoded in this window:
- a CDS encoding YggT family protein, encoding MALFAVLYLVLFVFWLLLISRVIVELIRSFARDWRPTGVVVILLEVIFTVTDPPVKLLRRLIPPVNLGGIRLDLSIMVLLFVVFILMSIVGGLGQPVTSV
- a CDS encoding DivIVA domain-containing protein, producing the protein MPLTPADVHNVAFSKPPIGKRGYNEDEVDAFLDLVEQELSRLIEENADLRQRVAELDTELADAKKNRGSAPVNAVKPPVQQAPPPVPEPIAPPVPVAPPAPMPAAAPVRDNSGPDANMQAAKVLTLAQEMADRLTTDAKTEAEGLLSNARANSERLVGDARTRSEAMISDARQKSDAMLADAQNRSDTQIRQAKDKAEALTADAERQHAEIMATITQQRTVLESRIEQLKTFEREYRVRLKSYLESQLEELENRGSAVPVDGGEFAGETNGSANSLAPASSFGKGGK
- a CDS encoding cell division protein SepF, producing MSTLHKFKAYFGMVPLDEYEDDYVDDHAPRGAEERAGRARPRSYDRYAEDRYGAERFEDEVDDFPQPAYKSAYQARRDDYVGDAYADDRYEAPRRPTRIETAPSSGRFRAGGVAPGMRGSTRGALAVDPDAEERRIEERLRPEPAPARRPGIFEDGGPLSKITTLRPRDYSEARIIGERFREGNPVIMDLVDLSNADAKRLVDFAAGLAFALRGSFDKVATKVFLLSPADVDVSAEERRRIAENGFYNQK